In one window of Rhinopithecus roxellana isolate Shanxi Qingling chromosome 15, ASM756505v1, whole genome shotgun sequence DNA:
- the CCKBR gene encoding gastrin/cholecystokinin type B receptor encodes MELLKLNRSVQGTGPEPGASLCRPGAPLLNSSSVGNLSCEPPRIRGTGTRELELAIRITLYAVIFLMSIGGNVLIIVVLGLSRRLRTVTNAFLLSLAVSDLLLAVACMPFTLLPNLMGTFIFGTVICKAVSYFMGVSVSVSTLSLVAIALERYSAICRPLQARVWQTRSHAARVIIATWLLSGLLMVPYPVYTVVQPVGPRVLQCVHRWPSARVRQTWSVLLLLLLFFIPGVVMAVAYGLISRELYLGLRFVGDSDSESQSRVRSQGRLPGGAGPGAVHQNGRCRSETGAVGEDSDGCYVQLPRSRPALELSALTAPGPGSRPTQAKLLAKKRVVRMLLVIVVLFFLCWLPVYSANTWRAFDGLGAHRALSGAPISFIHLLSYASACINPLVYCFMHRRFRQACLETCARCCPRPPRARPRPLPDEDPPTPSIASLSRLSYTTISTLGPG; translated from the exons ATGGAGCTGCTAAAGCTGAACCGGAGCGTGCAGGGAACCGGACCCGAGCCGGGGGCTTCCCTGTGCCGCCCGGGGGCGCCTCTCCTCAACAGCAGCAGTGTGGGCAACCTCAGCTGCGAGCCCCCTCGCATTCGCGGAACCGGGACACGAG AATTGGAGCTGGCCATTAGAATCACTCTTTATGCAGTGATCTTCCTGATGAGCATTGGAGGAAACGTGCTCATCATTGTGGTCCTGGGACTGAGCCGCCGCCTGAGAACCGTCACCAATGCCTTCCTCCTCTCACTGGCAGTCAGCGACCTCCTGCTGGCTGTGGCTTGCATGCCCTTCACCCTCTTGCCCAATCTCATGGGCACATTCATCTTTGGCACAGTTATCTGCAAGGCGGTTTCCTACTTCATGG GGGTGTCTGTGAGCGTGTCCACACTAAGCCTCGTGGCCATAGCACTGGAGCGGTACAGCGCCATCTGCCGACCACTGCAGGCACGAGTATGGCAGACGCGCTCCCACGCGGCTCGCGTGATCATAGCCACGTGGCTGCTGTCCGGACTACTCATGGTGCCCTACCCCGTGTACACCGTCGTGCAACCAGTGGGGCCTCGTGTGCTACAGTGCGTGCATCGCTGGCCCAGTGCACGGGTCCGCCAGACCTG GTCCGTACTGCTGCTCCTGCTCTTGTTCTTCATCCCGGGTGTGGTTATGGCCGTGGCCTATGGGCTTATCTCTCGCGAGCTCTACTTAGGGCTTCGCTTTGTCGGTGACAGTGACagcgagagccaaagcagggtccGAAGCCAAGGCAGGCTGCCAGGTGGGGCTGGACCAG GTGCTGTTCACCAGAACGGGCGTTGCCGGTCTGAGACTGGCGCAGTTGGTGAAGACAGTGATGGCTGCTACGTGCAGCTTCCGCGTTCCCGGCCTGCACTGGAGCTGTCGGCTCTGACGGCTCCTGGGCCCGGCTCCCGGCCCACCCAGGCCAAGCTGCTGGCTAAGAAGCGCGTGGTGCGAATGTTGCTGGTGATCgttgtgcttttttttctgtgttggtTGCCAGTTTATAGTGCCAACACGTGGCGCGCCTTTGATGGCCTGGGTGCACACAGAGCACTCTCAGGTGCTCCTATCTCCTTCATTCACTTGCTGAGCTATGCCTCGGCCTGTATCAATCCCCTGGTCTACTGCTTCATGCACCGTCGCTTTCGCCAGGCCTGCCTGGAAACGTGCGCTCGCTGCTGCCCCCGGCCTCCACGAGCTCGCCCCAGGCCTCTTCCCGATGAGGACCCTCCCACTCCATCCATTGCTTCCCTGTCCAGGCTTAGTTACACTACCATCAGCACGCTGGGCCCTGGATGA